A part of Candidatus Nanopelagicales bacterium genomic DNA contains:
- the cysC gene encoding adenylyl-sulfate kinase — protein sequence MPTTDLPGSRTPGPAPVLRLVACGSVDDGKSTLIGRLLAETDSVPIDQLEYARRTRRGGSTIPVGEIDYSLLTDGLEAEREQGITIDVAYRHMYLPSGRRVIIADAPGHEQYTRNMAVAASTADVAVLLADAARGLRPQTFRHLTVCALMGVSSVIIAINKMDLVGFEHATYEELSGGVRAAAARLGIDEVTTIPVSAVTGANVIEHGPEMPWYQGGSVLDALAAWDPTVDSTEAAFRLPVQIVLRAAGNFRGYAGTIASGKAHVGDKIVIADSGVSAAIERIVAGGQDVTEASSGQAVAVTLDREVDVTRGDLIAEEGASQAQPADRFAADLVWIGEEPLAHGRSYLLYAGPRVVPATVTSVRHRLDVVTGRHDAARLLSMNDIGRVELATDSPIPLDPYTTCRESGGFLLVDRVTSDTVAAGLTRYAMRRAFNVTPHDYAVDRESRIRLMGHRPRVIWLTGLSGSGKSTIADAAVAMLHSQGVHTYVLDGDNVRTGLNRDLGFTPEDRAENVRRVAEVAQLMADAGLVVLVALVSPYRSDRRAARNIFKTGEYAEVFVDTPLSVAQGRDPKGLYRKAAAGQLPNLTGVGQEYEPPEDPELHLNGEDEVAVSAERLARLVLGDA from the coding sequence ATGCCGACAACTGACTTACCCGGCTCGCGCACGCCAGGACCCGCGCCGGTCCTGCGGCTGGTCGCCTGCGGTTCGGTGGATGACGGCAAGTCCACACTGATCGGCCGACTGCTGGCCGAGACCGACTCGGTCCCCATCGACCAGCTTGAGTACGCACGCAGAACCCGCCGGGGTGGATCGACGATTCCGGTCGGCGAGATCGACTACTCCTTGCTCACCGACGGTCTCGAAGCCGAGCGCGAGCAGGGGATCACGATTGATGTCGCCTACCGGCACATGTATCTGCCCAGCGGTCGACGTGTGATCATCGCTGACGCCCCCGGCCACGAGCAATACACGCGCAACATGGCCGTCGCCGCCTCAACCGCCGACGTAGCTGTGCTGCTGGCCGATGCGGCCCGCGGGCTGCGGCCGCAGACATTCCGCCACCTGACTGTGTGCGCTCTCATGGGTGTTTCCAGCGTCATCATCGCCATCAACAAGATGGACCTAGTCGGCTTCGAGCACGCGACGTACGAGGAGCTGTCCGGCGGTGTGCGCGCGGCGGCTGCCCGGCTGGGCATAGATGAAGTGACGACCATCCCCGTCAGCGCGGTCACAGGAGCCAACGTCATCGAGCACGGCCCCGAGATGCCGTGGTACCAAGGCGGCTCAGTTCTGGACGCGCTGGCGGCTTGGGATCCCACCGTCGACTCGACCGAAGCCGCCTTTCGACTGCCAGTGCAGATCGTGCTTCGGGCTGCGGGCAACTTCCGCGGATACGCGGGCACAATCGCATCAGGGAAGGCCCATGTCGGCGACAAGATCGTGATCGCTGACTCAGGCGTGTCGGCCGCGATCGAGCGCATCGTAGCCGGCGGGCAGGACGTAACCGAAGCCTCTTCGGGGCAGGCGGTGGCGGTGACGCTAGACCGCGAAGTGGACGTAACTCGCGGGGACCTAATCGCCGAAGAGGGCGCTTCCCAAGCACAGCCCGCTGACCGCTTCGCCGCTGATCTGGTCTGGATCGGCGAAGAGCCCCTAGCTCACGGCCGCTCGTATCTGCTCTACGCGGGTCCACGCGTCGTCCCCGCGACGGTAACGTCCGTGCGGCACAGGCTGGATGTCGTCACCGGACGCCATGACGCCGCGCGGCTGCTGAGCATGAATGACATCGGACGCGTCGAACTCGCCACTGACTCCCCTATTCCCTTGGACCCGTACACGACCTGCCGCGAGAGCGGAGGGTTCCTGCTCGTCGACCGCGTCACGAGCGATACGGTCGCTGCCGGGCTGACCCGCTACGCCATGCGTCGCGCGTTCAACGTGACGCCGCATGACTACGCGGTCGACAGGGAATCCAGGATTCGCCTCATGGGGCACCGGCCACGCGTCATCTGGCTGACCGGGCTGTCCGGGTCAGGCAAGTCCACGATCGCCGACGCCGCCGTTGCGATGCTCCACAGCCAGGGAGTGCATACCTACGTCCTGGACGGCGACAACGTCCGGACGGGACTCAACCGCGACCTCGGATTCACGCCGGAGGACCGGGCCGAGAACGTGCGCCGCGTCGCGGAGGTCGCCCAGCTCATGGCCGACGCTGGATTGGTCGTGCTTGTTGCTCTGGTCTCCCCGTACCGCTCGGACCGCCGGGCCGCCCGGAACATCTTCAAGACGGGCGAGTACGCGGAAGTCTTCGTGGACACGCCACTGTCAGTGGCGCAAGGAAGAGACCCCAAGGGGCTGTACCGGAAGGCCGCCGCGGGTCAGCTGCCGAACCTGACTGGCGTTGGTCAGGAGTATGAGCCTCCCGAGGACCCAGAGTTGCACCTCAACGGCGAGGATGAGGTGGCGGTCTCGGCCGAACGCCTTGCCCGCCTCGTGCTCGGCGACGCCTAG
- the cysD gene encoding sulfate adenylyltransferase subunit CysD: MDVLEAEAIHVFRETAAAFRKPVLLYSIGKDSSVLLHLALKAFAPAPLPFPVMHIDTTWKFQEMIQFRDRRAAELGLDLIVATNEEALNEGVSPFTHGTHEYTRLMKTVALREALDEYGFDAAIGGARRDEERSRAKERIFSLREPGHRWDARKQRPEFWRTANTRLAEGQTMRSFPLSNWTELDVWRYIRRERIDIVDLYFAKPRPVVDRDGVLIMVDDERLPLREDEVPQNRTVRFRTLGCYPLSGAVESDAADLDTLIQEMSDSKLSERAGRLIDGEGGSSMESKKAEGYF; the protein is encoded by the coding sequence CTGGATGTCCTCGAAGCCGAGGCGATCCACGTCTTCCGGGAAACCGCGGCAGCGTTCCGCAAGCCGGTCCTGCTGTACTCGATCGGAAAGGACTCCTCGGTCCTGCTTCACCTGGCTTTGAAGGCCTTCGCTCCCGCACCCCTTCCGTTTCCCGTGATGCACATCGACACCACGTGGAAGTTCCAGGAGATGATCCAGTTCCGCGACCGCAGGGCCGCAGAACTTGGACTCGACCTGATCGTCGCGACGAACGAGGAAGCCCTGAACGAAGGCGTGTCGCCGTTCACCCACGGAACCCACGAATACACGCGGCTGATGAAGACTGTCGCGCTGCGCGAGGCTTTGGACGAGTACGGCTTCGATGCCGCGATCGGTGGCGCTCGTCGCGATGAGGAACGCAGCCGCGCCAAGGAGCGAATCTTCTCTCTGCGCGAACCTGGGCACCGCTGGGACGCGCGCAAGCAGCGACCCGAGTTCTGGCGCACCGCGAACACCCGGCTCGCCGAAGGCCAGACGATGCGATCCTTCCCGCTGTCCAACTGGACCGAGCTCGACGTGTGGCGCTACATCCGCCGCGAGCGGATCGACATCGTCGACCTGTACTTCGCCAAGCCGCGACCCGTCGTAGACCGTGACGGCGTCCTGATCATGGTTGACGACGAGCGGCTTCCGCTCCGAGAGGATGAGGTTCCCCAGAATCGCACCGTGCGCTTCCGGACCCTGGGCTGCTATCCGTTGTCCGGCGCCGTGGAGTCCGACGCTGCCGACCTGGACACACTGATCCAGGAGATGAGTGACTCAAAGCTCTCCGAGCGCGCCGGGCGCCTGATCGATGGAGAAGGCGGCAGTTCGATGGAGTCGAAGAAGGCGGAAGGGTACTTCTGA
- a CDS encoding MFS transporter: MKKTKGSATSPGDCAARPDTDQACAPPSRASAGEGAPRRQWIGFGFLLLAMLITVLDASAASIAVPSIAADLKISAGPASLLMTVQLVVASSLIILMGKVSDLIGAKKVFLLGAGLFTVGSLITSVAPNFGVLMLGRVVQGLVVALVTPAILSLMNHEFPCGRPRALAFSIRTAVIGSGLTLGLLISGLLSTYASWRWIFLMNIPFMVTAAIGAGVSVRPVTVKLKEKGFDIAGSILLVLSAILITFGLQEATDLGWWTAKPDALVGGVVPWPFSASVTPFMLILGVVLLLLFVLVEKDRARRAKSAVLDFKLFAVRSFTWGTSAAALMATPVFAIPLLIALYGQYILGLDPLGTGAMVVPLGIGVSAGGPILSRVNWPPHTTLLITLIIQPIALLGLLPLVQPDGQAWWLALVLAVYGFAWGAAYSILVSTLLADVPQSLSGVAAGTQSAFRKLASAIAVAALTTILLGSVMEEMSGVSESELTAKEKSEITQLYEFSPQVHPPTTDSGQTVHTLRTAEPFDRVIQETEDNMSAGVRFALLGAAFLSFLGFLCGLKLDSDEKA, translated from the coding sequence GTGAAGAAAACGAAAGGGTCGGCCACCTCCCCAGGCGATTGCGCCGCGCGTCCTGACACGGACCAAGCCTGCGCCCCACCCAGCCGCGCATCGGCGGGTGAAGGTGCACCCAGGCGACAGTGGATCGGCTTCGGCTTCCTGCTCCTCGCGATGCTCATCACTGTCCTGGACGCCTCAGCCGCATCCATAGCCGTGCCATCAATCGCTGCCGATCTGAAGATCTCCGCCGGGCCCGCCAGCCTCCTGATGACTGTGCAACTCGTCGTGGCCTCGTCTCTCATCATCCTCATGGGCAAGGTGTCGGATCTGATCGGGGCCAAGAAGGTCTTCCTCCTAGGCGCAGGATTGTTCACAGTGGGCTCGTTGATCACGAGCGTCGCGCCCAACTTCGGTGTCCTGATGCTGGGCCGCGTGGTCCAAGGACTGGTCGTAGCCCTCGTGACCCCGGCGATCCTGTCATTGATGAATCACGAGTTCCCCTGCGGTCGCCCGCGAGCACTCGCCTTCTCGATTCGGACCGCCGTGATCGGGTCGGGTCTCACTCTCGGGTTGCTGATCAGCGGCCTCTTGTCCACCTACGCGTCGTGGCGATGGATCTTCCTAATGAATATCCCGTTCATGGTTACCGCAGCGATCGGTGCCGGCGTTTCGGTCAGGCCGGTCACAGTGAAGCTGAAGGAAAAGGGTTTCGATATCGCCGGGTCGATCCTGCTCGTGCTGTCCGCCATTCTCATAACCTTCGGGCTGCAGGAGGCAACTGATCTGGGCTGGTGGACAGCGAAACCTGACGCGTTGGTCGGCGGCGTGGTTCCGTGGCCGTTCAGCGCCTCGGTGACACCATTCATGCTGATTCTGGGCGTTGTATTGCTACTCCTGTTCGTGTTGGTCGAGAAGGATCGCGCCCGCCGGGCGAAAAGCGCGGTGCTGGATTTCAAGCTCTTCGCGGTGAGGAGTTTCACCTGGGGGACCTCGGCCGCAGCGCTGATGGCCACCCCCGTTTTCGCCATCCCGCTTCTTATCGCCCTCTACGGCCAGTACATCCTCGGCCTCGACCCGCTGGGGACGGGTGCGATGGTCGTGCCGCTGGGCATCGGCGTCTCCGCCGGAGGGCCGATCCTGTCCAGGGTCAACTGGCCACCGCACACAACACTCCTGATCACGCTGATCATCCAGCCCATCGCCTTGCTGGGGTTGCTGCCGCTCGTGCAACCAGACGGACAGGCCTGGTGGCTGGCCCTAGTCCTCGCTGTGTACGGATTCGCCTGGGGCGCCGCCTACTCGATCCTCGTGTCGACGCTCCTGGCTGATGTTCCCCAGTCCCTCTCAGGTGTCGCCGCCGGCACTCAGTCGGCCTTCCGGAAGCTGGCGTCAGCGATCGCCGTCGCGGCCCTTACCACGATCCTGTTGGGCTCCGTGATGGAGGAAATGAGCGGCGTCTCGGAATCTGAGCTGACCGCCAAGGAGAAGTCTGAGATAACCCAGCTCTACGAATTCTCGCCCCAGGTGCATCCGCCGACCACCGATTCGGGGCAGACCGTCCACACGCTGAGGACTGCGGAGCCTTTCGATCGTGTGATCCAAGAGACTGAGGACAACATGAGCGCCGGCGTCCGCTTCGCGCTCCTGGGGGCCGCCTTCCTGTCATTCCTGGGCTTCCTCTGCGGCCTGAAGCTCGACTCCGACGAGAAGGCCTGA
- a CDS encoding MFS transporter — translation MREHVTSADPRSSTRRQWIGFGFLALALFMIAVDLSVTAVAVPSIVADLGISADDASLVMTVYLVVASSFIVLMGKVSDLVGAKKAFLTGAIVFAVGSLVTGAAPTFSVLILGRVIQGVVVAVAIPASLSLLNQEFPSGKARVLAFSIWTAVIGSATALGPLIGGLLATYESWRWAFFINIPIMVVAAIGAGIAVRPVAVTLKEKGFDAVGAVLLVAAVALITFGLQEATDLGWWTAKRDTLLGASIPWPFDISATPIMLILGAGLLAVFVILEKHRARRALGVVLELKLFKVKSFTWGTSAAAFMTAAVFGLLLLIPLYCQFILEANPLGAGVTLAPLGIGMAFGGPIVSRLNWPLRKTVLIMLIIQPITTLGLIPLIQPGGEGWWLAPVLVVDGFAWGAAYSILVSMLLADVPKSLSGVAGGTQTAARLLAGAIGSAILTTILLGSVVAQMSSVSGSGLTAKEKAEVTQLFQFSSQLHQPTTDSGHTVHTLRTVAPFHQVIQDTKDNMSAGVRFALLVAAFLSFLGFLCGLKLDADEKA, via the coding sequence ATGCGCGAGCACGTCACGTCGGCTGACCCGCGAAGTAGCACCCGGCGGCAGTGGATCGGGTTCGGGTTCCTCGCCCTGGCGCTGTTCATGATCGCTGTGGACTTGTCGGTCACCGCGGTCGCGGTGCCATCCATCGTTGCCGACCTGGGGATCTCCGCCGATGACGCCAGCCTCGTGATGACGGTCTACCTGGTCGTGGCGTCATCATTCATCGTCTTGATGGGCAAGGTGTCGGACTTGGTTGGGGCCAAGAAGGCCTTCCTCACGGGTGCGATCGTGTTCGCAGTTGGTTCGCTGGTCACGGGCGCGGCGCCGACATTCAGTGTCCTGATCCTGGGCCGCGTGATCCAGGGAGTGGTCGTGGCTGTGGCCATCCCGGCGTCACTTTCCCTGCTGAACCAAGAGTTCCCTAGCGGCAAGGCGCGGGTTCTGGCGTTCTCGATCTGGACTGCGGTCATCGGGTCAGCAACAGCCCTGGGGCCACTCATCGGCGGACTGCTGGCCACGTACGAGTCCTGGCGTTGGGCGTTCTTCATCAACATCCCGATCATGGTCGTGGCCGCGATCGGCGCGGGCATCGCGGTCAGACCGGTGGCGGTCACGCTCAAGGAGAAGGGATTCGATGCCGTCGGCGCGGTCCTGCTGGTCGCAGCGGTCGCCCTCATCACGTTCGGACTTCAGGAGGCAACCGATCTGGGCTGGTGGACGGCGAAGCGTGACACTTTGCTGGGCGCTTCCATCCCCTGGCCTTTCGACATCTCCGCCACGCCGATCATGCTCATACTCGGCGCCGGGCTGCTGGCCGTGTTCGTGATTCTGGAGAAGCACCGCGCCCGCAGGGCGTTGGGCGTAGTGCTGGAACTGAAGCTGTTCAAGGTCAAGAGCTTCACCTGGGGAACCTCGGCGGCAGCGTTCATGACAGCCGCCGTCTTCGGTCTGCTGCTGTTGATCCCGCTCTACTGCCAATTCATCCTTGAAGCCAACCCGCTCGGAGCTGGGGTCACACTCGCGCCGCTGGGCATCGGGATGGCGTTCGGCGGACCGATCGTTTCCAGGCTCAACTGGCCGCTGCGCAAGACGGTCCTGATCATGCTGATCATCCAGCCCATTACCACGCTGGGGCTGATACCTCTCATCCAGCCTGGCGGAGAAGGATGGTGGCTGGCGCCAGTTCTGGTCGTGGACGGATTCGCCTGGGGCGCCGCCTACTCCATCCTCGTGTCCATGCTCCTGGCGGACGTTCCGAAGTCCCTGTCGGGTGTCGCCGGTGGCACCCAGACAGCCGCCAGGCTCCTGGCGGGCGCGATCGGCAGCGCGATCCTGACCACAATCCTCCTGGGCTCTGTTGTGGCACAAATGAGCAGTGTCTCTGGGTCTGGGCTCACGGCCAAGGAGAAAGCCGAGGTCACCCAGCTCTTCCAGTTCTCGTCTCAGCTGCATCAACCGACTACCGACTCAGGGCACACAGTCCACACGCTGAGGACCGTGGCACCTTTCCATCAGGTGATCCAGGACACGAAGGACAACATGAGCGCCGGCGTCCGCTTCGCGCTGCTAGTGGCCGCCTTCCTGTCATTCCTGGGCTTCCTCTGCGGCCTGAAGCTCGACGCCGACGAAAAGGCCTGA
- a CDS encoding MIP/aquaporin family protein → MTGSASAFEYLKVITFHEFIGTSIMIVIGCGVGALQRLSKSLGHGSGGWALTAFGWGMAVFVGASVAWHSGAQLNPAVTLGLTLIGQNTWAKVPFYVVGQVLGGMFGALLVYLLYKKQFDTDTHRPTTGTIFYTAPGVRSLGWNTVSEAIATFVLVYWIVQQSPWVPQVGNAHPNYGNIALGYAGVAFAVIGVGAGLGGATGYAINPARDFGPRAAYALLPIRDKQRIDWGYAWVPIVGPLIGAAVASGLYLLTTPF, encoded by the coding sequence GTGACAGGCTCAGCATCTGCCTTTGAGTACCTGAAGGTAATCACCTTCCACGAGTTCATCGGCACGTCAATCATGATCGTCATCGGCTGCGGTGTGGGTGCGCTTCAGCGGTTGAGCAAGAGCTTGGGTCACGGTTCCGGCGGATGGGCCTTGACTGCGTTCGGCTGGGGCATGGCGGTCTTCGTCGGGGCCAGCGTCGCTTGGCATTCCGGTGCACAACTGAATCCGGCAGTCACCCTGGGACTGACTCTGATCGGACAGAACACTTGGGCCAAGGTCCCCTTCTACGTAGTCGGCCAAGTGCTGGGCGGAATGTTCGGGGCCTTGCTCGTCTATTTGCTCTACAAGAAGCAGTTCGACACAGACACGCATCGACCCACTACCGGCACGATCTTCTACACCGCGCCCGGAGTCCGATCCCTGGGATGGAACACCGTCAGCGAGGCCATCGCCACGTTCGTCCTTGTCTACTGGATCGTCCAACAGTCTCCGTGGGTGCCTCAAGTGGGAAACGCTCATCCGAACTACGGAAACATCGCCCTGGGTTACGCCGGCGTCGCGTTCGCCGTAATAGGGGTTGGCGCCGGGCTCGGAGGTGCTACGGGCTACGCGATCAACCCGGCCCGCGACTTCGGGCCGCGCGCCGCCTACGCCTTGCTCCCGATCCGCGACAAGCAACGCATCGACTGGGGTTACGCCTGGGTACCCATCGTCGGACCGCTAATAGGAGCCGCTGTGGCCTCCGGACTGTATCTGCTGACCACGCCGTTTTGA
- a CDS encoding calcium-binding protein, which translates to MWRKVVAIPTSMLTVAFFVVSTVVAAPAAPAAQAAPAATKAADSGKKSCTIVGTPGNDRIRGTKHRDVICGLGGRDIIKGLGGNDVIRGGAGNDVLKGGRGADSLEGGRGADQLSGGDRADDLDGGPGDDLLDGDEGGDDIDGGSGDDVCYMDPADTQASCRYDEKAPVFNLVSVPESVSPKRDRGRFEIRFRVSDDTRLSRYEIPQVSLNSRATNFPLMSVSLQSGDRHSGVWKATGVVEQDTAELPLKLEISATDEMGRLGRAEYPDLIRVEDGAALEYEPPELVSASVSGDTDGVLDVRSSSKTLTIVMRVKDAGAGVDPIGVHPSAEWDGMGHQGDSRRVSGDSHDGVYRQDFDIPKDSRSGTLYFKVYLKDRHGNLTVVELLNRKIRLLGVEPGTHVPELDSIRISPQRIATLNNSALVDVEYTAHDADGEAFTPGVYMSTWDGEAFWNPESIERISGTASNGTWRVRFRIPRGTPPGKLAVTWTVHQSGKYVYLASPGFPGYADFTPQQLGGQPGYVEVIDER; encoded by the coding sequence ATGTGGCGCAAGGTCGTTGCGATACCGACCTCCATGCTCACCGTCGCCTTTTTCGTCGTTAGCACCGTGGTCGCAGCCCCGGCAGCCCCGGCGGCGCAGGCTGCCCCGGCAGCCACCAAGGCCGCAGACTCCGGCAAGAAGTCCTGCACCATCGTGGGCACACCCGGCAACGACCGGATCCGTGGGACAAAGCACCGCGACGTGATCTGCGGCCTCGGCGGTCGAGACATCATCAAGGGCCTGGGCGGGAACGACGTGATCCGCGGCGGCGCCGGTAACGATGTCCTCAAGGGTGGTCGGGGCGCCGATTCGCTCGAGGGCGGCCGTGGAGCCGACCAGCTTAGCGGCGGCGACCGCGCGGACGATCTTGACGGCGGACCCGGCGACGACCTCCTCGACGGGGACGAGGGCGGCGACGACATCGACGGGGGCTCCGGAGATGACGTCTGCTACATGGACCCAGCCGACACTCAAGCGTCATGTCGTTACGACGAGAAGGCGCCGGTATTCAACCTCGTGTCAGTCCCCGAGTCCGTATCCCCGAAGAGGGACCGTGGCCGGTTCGAGATCAGATTCAGAGTCTCGGACGACACACGCCTGTCGCGGTACGAGATACCGCAGGTCTCTCTGAATAGCAGAGCAACCAACTTCCCTCTCATGTCGGTGTCGCTCCAGTCCGGTGACCGACACTCGGGCGTCTGGAAAGCGACTGGCGTCGTGGAGCAGGACACAGCGGAGCTGCCCCTGAAGCTCGAGATTTCCGCGACGGACGAGATGGGCCGGCTCGGTCGCGCCGAATACCCAGACCTCATCCGAGTGGAGGACGGCGCCGCTCTTGAGTACGAGCCACCCGAACTGGTCTCCGCGTCGGTCTCTGGTGACACCGACGGCGTTCTAGATGTCCGCAGCTCGTCGAAGACCCTGACTATCGTCATGAGGGTCAAGGACGCCGGAGCCGGCGTCGATCCAATCGGGGTTCACCCGTCTGCCGAATGGGACGGAATGGGGCACCAGGGCGACTCGCGACGCGTGTCCGGAGATTCGCACGACGGGGTATACCGACAGGATTTCGATATCCCCAAGGACTCCCGTTCAGGGACCCTCTACTTCAAGGTGTATCTGAAGGATCGCCATGGCAACCTCACTGTCGTAGAACTCCTCAATCGCAAGATCCGCCTACTCGGAGTTGAACCGGGAACACATGTCCCGGAGCTGGACAGTATTCGGATCTCGCCACAGCGAATCGCCACACTGAACAACAGCGCCTTGGTCGACGTTGAGTACACCGCCCACGACGCGGACGGCGAAGCGTTCACTCCCGGGGTCTACATGTCGACGTGGGACGGCGAGGCCTTCTGGAACCCGGAATCAATCGAGAGGATTTCCGGAACCGCCTCCAACGGAACCTGGCGTGTGCGGTTCCGCATTCCGCGAGGAACACCGCCTGGGAAACTCGCGGTCACGTGGACCGTCCACCAGTCGGGCAAGTACGTGTACCTAGCTTCTCCCGGCTTCCCCGGGTACGCAGACTTCACGCCACAGCAACTCGGAGGACAGCCCGGGTACGTTGAAGTGATCGACGAACGGTAG
- a CDS encoding acyl-CoA dehydrogenase — MSHYKSNLRDLEFNLFEVFGVDDRLGKGVFEDVDVDIAKEFLHQADELARGPLSDCFASCDRNPPVYDPKDCSVTMPDEFKAAYRALMDAEGWRLELPEELGGIASPPSLRWAVAELILGSNPPAFMFMSGPGFAAILHALGNEQQKHMASLMVDLGWGATMVLTEPDAGSDVGAGRAKAFLNDDGTYRIEGVKRFITSGEHDLSENIIHLVLARPEGVEGAGGPGTKGLSLFVVPKFLFDLETGELGERNGVYATNLEKKMGLKVSTTCELTFGDKEPAIGYLVGDVHRGIAQMFQVIEYARMMVGTKAIATLSTGYLNCLEYAEQRVQGAKLAEMLDKTAPRVTIINHPDVRRSLMLQKSYAEGMRALVQYTATWQDQISAARLGEADIDVDLAERMNDLLLPIVKGVGSERSYELLAVSLQTLGGSGYLQDYPIEQYIRDAKIDTLYEGTTAIQGLDFFFRKMVRDQFKAVFHLASQITDTVKGGGAQDSLSRERELLGSALEDVQLTIGKLGEWAMASQTDIQQINLVGLNTTRLLMMAGDLVIGWLLVRQAEVAQAALAGDPSPSDRDFYTGKVAAARWFCSNRLPLLAAEREVTQGTDLGIMELPEGAF; from the coding sequence ATGAGTCATTACAAGAGCAACCTGCGCGACCTCGAGTTCAACCTCTTCGAGGTCTTCGGCGTTGATGACCGTCTGGGTAAGGGCGTTTTCGAGGACGTTGACGTCGACATCGCCAAAGAGTTCCTGCATCAGGCCGACGAGCTGGCCCGCGGCCCTCTGTCCGATTGCTTCGCGAGCTGTGACCGCAACCCGCCTGTCTATGACCCAAAGGATTGCTCGGTCACGATGCCCGACGAGTTCAAGGCGGCTTACCGGGCATTGATGGACGCCGAGGGCTGGCGCCTTGAGCTTCCCGAAGAGCTCGGAGGTATCGCGTCACCCCCAAGCCTGCGCTGGGCTGTGGCTGAGCTGATCCTAGGCAGCAACCCGCCCGCGTTCATGTTCATGTCGGGGCCTGGATTCGCCGCGATCCTTCACGCGCTCGGCAACGAGCAGCAGAAGCACATGGCATCACTGATGGTGGACCTGGGCTGGGGCGCCACGATGGTGCTCACTGAGCCGGATGCCGGGTCCGATGTCGGTGCGGGCAGGGCGAAGGCCTTCCTGAACGACGACGGGACCTACCGGATTGAAGGCGTGAAGCGCTTCATCACGTCGGGCGAGCATGACCTGTCGGAGAACATCATCCACTTGGTGCTGGCGAGGCCAGAGGGAGTCGAAGGTGCTGGCGGACCCGGAACGAAGGGGCTGAGCCTGTTCGTCGTGCCCAAGTTCCTGTTTGACCTCGAGACCGGTGAGTTGGGCGAGCGCAACGGCGTCTACGCGACCAACCTCGAGAAGAAGATGGGCCTGAAGGTATCGACGACGTGCGAGTTGACGTTTGGCGACAAGGAGCCCGCTATCGGGTACCTCGTTGGTGACGTGCATCGGGGCATAGCCCAGATGTTCCAGGTCATCGAATACGCGCGGATGATGGTCGGCACGAAGGCGATCGCGACCCTTAGCACCGGCTACCTGAACTGTCTTGAGTACGCGGAGCAGAGGGTCCAGGGAGCCAAGCTGGCGGAGATGCTGGACAAGACCGCACCTCGCGTGACGATCATCAACCATCCGGACGTGCGGCGTTCCTTGATGCTGCAGAAGTCCTATGCCGAGGGCATGCGGGCGCTCGTTCAGTACACGGCGACGTGGCAGGACCAGATCAGCGCCGCGCGACTTGGCGAGGCCGACATCGACGTGGACCTGGCAGAGCGGATGAATGACCTGCTACTGCCGATCGTCAAAGGCGTGGGTTCGGAGCGGTCCTATGAGCTGCTGGCGGTATCCCTGCAGACTCTGGGTGGATCCGGATACTTGCAGGACTACCCGATCGAGCAGTACATCCGTGACGCGAAGATCGACACCCTCTATGAGGGAACCACGGCTATCCAAGGCCTGGACTTCTTCTTCCGCAAGATGGTCCGCGACCAGTTCAAGGCCGTATTCCACCTGGCGTCCCAGATCACCGACACGGTCAAGGGCGGGGGCGCTCAGGACTCGCTGTCGCGCGAGCGGGAGTTGCTTGGAAGCGCCTTGGAGGATGTGCAGCTGACCATAGGCAAGCTTGGCGAATGGGCCATGGCTTCGCAGACAGACATCCAGCAGATCAACCTCGTCGGGCTGAACACCACGCGGTTGCTGATGATGGCTGGAGACCTCGTCATCGGGTGGCTGCTAGTGCGTCAGGCCGAGGTCGCTCAGGCAGCTCTTGCTGGGGATCCGTCACCGTCCGATCGCGATTTCTACACGGGCAAGGTCGCCGCGGCGAGGTGGTTCTGTAGCAACCGCCTGCCGCTTCTCGCCGCTGAGCGGGAAGTGACGCAGGGTACGGACCTGGGCATCATGGAGCTTCCAGAGGGCGCCTTCTGA